aaaattaaatttttaaaaaaaaatttttttttttaaaataatatttttaaaatttaaattcgtaaatataaaattaaaatttaaattaaaaacatattatttaaaattcaaagtcatacaaacgaaaagaaaacatttagagtttttgaaataaattaaactacggGGTTTGGAAGTCCGGGTCTGGCATGTTCGGGAAGTCGacgttggcgttcgggttcatgctcctcatcatcgccatcatttgctcgttcagcttcctctgtgcctcccagcccgcctcttgactcgccaccatggactccagcgcagatatgcgagcatccttgtccctcatctggctcagaaggacttcttgatcaacataggacggtggtggtgcagaagcagacggaaccgagggagaccgacgagccaaaccgaacaaacggcccttcttctttggaaccgactgaaaaagaaagtgtaaattttttagtacaagtttaaattattacacATGATGACCAATAACTTACCTGATCGGCCCGaaaagcaagaatgaaaggatcataatattgcaGCTTTCGTCTCGAATTAACTGATGTAACACCAAATGCATCTGTTCTCACACCTCGATCTGGAGTGATGTCGTgccaatcacaatagaaaacaGTACAGCGCAATCCAAGCAGGCCTAAATACTTGATTTCCAAAATCTCATGTATGTGTCCGTAGTATACATCATCTCCCGATGCAGAACAAACGCCAGCATCATAGGTCGTACGCGAACGTTTCGTCTTTTCagttgtgaatgcatatcctcgagtacaaaatctcggatatgacttcacaacatagtttggtccaaccaccatctcgcgtatccaatcgtcaaatgtttcacctctggccaaaccagcagacacctattaatagcacatatatatgagtataaatatgtgataaatattttttaaatttctataaatatgtgataaatgattttttaatttgtttaaggcACTCACATAAGTAAACATCCATCCATCAAATTCTTTTTGCTTCATTTCTTCTAGTTCTGCCTCTGTAGCGTATCTATATTCGAACCGCTTTTCTGCCATGAAAATCCTGTGAAgacaaaaaatgtaattaattaagatataaatgttaatttgttaaaattttgtaagataataaacttacctctcatattgaagaacatcttcgcagttggtgagcaaatatgtttgcaaatgactgcgctcctgctcagtaagtcgacggtcctttgattttccgctaagtcgtccaacatctgtgaaaatgtcaggaaccgtaacatggtatgttgcccgttcgcctctatcatcatgccgtgcaggtcttctgtttttggtctgaacttctgctggaaagtagtactcagcaaagtttgaaatttcttcattgatcatctgtgcGACTATAAAACCTTCCACCCTACTTAGatttttcaccatcttcttcaaatgaaacatataccgctcatacagatacatccatctatactgcacaggaccaccaagttccaattctcttgccaggtgaataacaagatgctccataacatcaaaaaatgagggagaaaatatcttctcaaggttgcactatcacggctatgttagtcttcagattttcaataccttcaagagtcactgatctggcgcataaatcgcggaagaaagcacttatccctgctattgcttcatgaacatttcgtggtaatagttccttgaaagcaaacggaagtaagcgctgcatcaacacatgacaatcgtgactttttaaaccaataaactttccttcctttctgtcgatacagttacgcaaattagatgcataaccgtctggaaactccacatcgtttgaaatccaatcGAAGAACGCATTTTTTCCCtctgcatcaagtcggtatatgggaaaaggagccctaccattcccatcaacatgaagttctgaacgatcacatatatcaactaaatccagtcttgacttcaaattatcctttgttttaccttgaacgttaaggatcgtgttcatgaggttgtcaaaaaagttcttctcaatatgcatgacatctaaattatgctttagcaaatgatcctcccagtatggcagatcccagaatatacttttttgtgccagttatgtaggtttccaacagcatctaccggaaaacgcgcatgtccaccgatgtctggcgtcctttctgcaccaaaatctcttagttgtgtcttCAAACTTTGCCCACTAATTTCCGCAGGTGGACTGTCAAACACCTTCTTGTTCTTAGTAAACAAATTCCTACTCCTacgatatggatgatcaggtggtaggaatctcctgtgacagtcaaaccaacacgttttccttccgtgttttagttggaaagcatcagtgttattttgacaatatggacatgatagccttccatgcgttgtccatccagataacataccatatgctggaaaatcacttattgtccacattagtactgcccgcatttgaaagttttctttacacgaaatatcgtatgtttcagcaccttgagcccatagttgttgcaactcatatattagtggctgaagaaacacatcaagtgatctcttaggatgctctggtccgggaacgagaatggagagaaacaaaaactctcgtcgcaagcacaagtttgggggtaagttgtatggtgtaacaatgactggccatagagaatattgtcttccactcttcccatacgggctgaaaccatcagtacataatccaaggtagacatttcttctctcatacgcaaagtcgggatactttgattggaaatgtttccacgcttttgcatctgaaggatgtctaatctcaccatctgttgagtgctccgcatgccatctcattcgttgcgctgtgcgttctgaaagatacaacctctgcaacctttccgtcaaaggcaaataccacatccttttatatggcactggaactcttccactcgtatctttataacgaggcttcccacaaaatttgcatgtagtccgctggtcatccgccctccaataaatcatgcagttatcgctgcatacatctattacctgataagataaaccaaccccagctacgagtttttgaacctcgtagtatgaacctggagctacattatcctcaggtagaatacctttaacaaaattagctatcgcatccacacagtcttcagccaagttataatctgttttaatgcccatcagtctcatagcagatgataaagctgaatgaccatctctgcaaccttcgtacaat
This window of the Raphanus sativus cultivar WK10039 unplaced genomic scaffold, ASM80110v3 Scaffold5113, whole genome shotgun sequence genome carries:
- the LOC130507663 gene encoding uncharacterized protein LOC130507663, with the translated sequence MINEEISNFAEYYFPAEVQTKNRRPARHDDRGERATYHVTVPDIFTDVGRLSGKSKDRRLTEQERSHLQTYLLTNCEDVLQYERIFMAEKRFEYRYATEAELEEMKQKEFDGWMFTY